The Gammaproteobacteria bacterium genome has a segment encoding these proteins:
- the trpA gene encoding tryptophan synthase subunit alpha, with translation MSRIKNCFNELRAEGRKALVPYVTAGDPAPEVTVPLMHAMVKAGANIIELGVPFSDPMADGPVIQKASERALKHNVSLKDVLAMVQHFREVDNKTPVILMGYLNPIEVMGVKHFAQAAGQAGVDGVLTVDLPPEEAGDLLLALKGQPCDPIFLLSPTTNEARISKICAVASGFVYYVAVKGITGAGNLDVGAVEEKVAQIRRLTDLPIGVGFGIKDASSAAAVSKIADAVIVGSALVRKVEESNGRSDRLISDISSVLRSMRQAMDAN, from the coding sequence ATGAGTCGTATAAAAAACTGTTTTAACGAACTGCGTGCTGAAGGGCGCAAGGCGCTGGTTCCTTATGTGACGGCGGGTGACCCTGCACCCGAAGTGACGGTGCCTTTGATGCATGCAATGGTCAAGGCGGGTGCGAATATTATTGAGCTGGGTGTGCCCTTTTCTGATCCGATGGCCGATGGGCCAGTGATTCAAAAGGCCAGTGAGCGAGCCTTGAAACATAATGTCAGCCTAAAAGATGTGCTGGCGATGGTGCAACATTTTCGTGAAGTCGATAATAAAACGCCTGTGATTTTGATGGGCTACTTGAATCCGATTGAAGTGATGGGAGTCAAGCACTTTGCGCAGGCAGCAGGCCAAGCGGGTGTGGATGGTGTATTGACGGTTGATCTGCCCCCTGAGGAAGCGGGTGACTTATTGCTTGCTTTGAAAGGTCAGCCATGTGACCCGATATTTTTGTTATCACCCACCACAAATGAAGCGCGTATCAGCAAGATATGTGCAGTTGCCAGTGGTTTTGTTTATTATGTGGCTGTTAAAGGAATTACGGGCGCAGGTAATCTTGATGTTGGCGCTGTCGAAGAGAAGGTGGCGCAGATTCGTCGTTTGACTGATTTACCGATTGGTGTTGGTTTTGGCATTAAAGATGCAAGCTCAGCGGCAGCCGTTTCAAAAATTGCAGACGCAGTGATTGTAGGCAGTGCATTGGTGCGAAAAGTTGAAGAGTCCAATGGTAGAAGTGATCGTCTAATCAGTGATATATCCAGTGTGCTTCGTTCTATGCGGCAAGCGATGGATGCAAATTGA
- the trpB gene encoding tryptophan synthase subunit beta, with the protein MSLPDERGHFGPYGGIFAAETLMGPLEELREAYETHMKDPAFIKALDHDLTHFVGRPSPLYHAERWSQKIGGAQIYLKREDLNHTGAHKVNNTVGQALLAKAMGKPRVIAETGAGQHGVATATVAARFGLECVVYMGSEDIKRQAINVYRMKLLGATVIPVESGSKTLKDALNEAMRDWVTNIDNTFYIIGTVAGPHPYPVMVRDFQAIIGREAREQIQEQAGRLPDALVACVGGGSNAMGLFYPFLNDHTVKKYGVEAAGDGLETGRHAAPLCKGRPGVLHGNRTYLMEDDNGQIIETHSISAGLDYPGVGPEHAWLKDCGAAEYVAITDDEALAAFHTLTRIEGIMPALESSHALAYGAKLAATMDKDKNIIINLSGRGDKDIHTVAALEGITV; encoded by the coding sequence ATGTCCCTGCCTGATGAGCGCGGCCACTTCGGGCCTTACGGCGGAATCTTTGCCGCTGAAACATTGATGGGGCCGCTGGAAGAGTTACGCGAGGCTTATGAAACTCACATGAAAGATCCTGCCTTTATTAAAGCATTGGATCATGATTTGACGCATTTTGTCGGTCGCCCTTCGCCGCTCTACCATGCTGAACGTTGGAGTCAGAAGATAGGTGGCGCACAAATTTATCTGAAACGAGAAGATTTGAACCATACCGGCGCGCACAAGGTGAATAACACTGTAGGCCAGGCTCTGCTTGCGAAAGCGATGGGTAAACCGCGTGTGATTGCTGAAACGGGTGCGGGTCAGCATGGTGTGGCAACGGCTACCGTGGCTGCTCGTTTTGGTTTGGAGTGTGTGGTTTACATGGGCTCTGAAGATATCAAACGCCAGGCGATTAATGTTTATCGAATGAAGTTGTTGGGTGCGACAGTGATTCCCGTTGAATCGGGCTCCAAAACATTGAAAGATGCACTGAACGAAGCGATGCGAGATTGGGTGACCAATATTGATAATACGTTCTACATTATCGGTACGGTAGCAGGGCCGCATCCTTATCCTGTCATGGTGCGTGATTTTCAAGCGATTATCGGCCGCGAAGCGCGTGAGCAAATTCAAGAGCAAGCAGGGCGTTTGCCTGATGCGTTGGTGGCATGTGTCGGTGGAGGCTCTAATGCGATGGGGTTGTTTTATCCTTTTCTGAATGATCATACTGTAAAAAAATACGGTGTAGAGGCTGCCGGTGATGGGCTTGAAACAGGTCGCCATGCCGCGCCGCTTTGTAAAGGTCGGCCGGGTGTGCTTCATGGCAATCGAACCTATTTGATGGAGGATGACAATGGTCAGATTATTGAAACTCACTCTATTTCAGCGGGGCTGGATTATCCAGGGGTAGGCCCAGAGCATGCTTGGTTAAAAGATTGTGGTGCGGCAGAGTATGTCGCTATCACGGATGATGAAGCGCTCGCTGCATTTCATACGTTAACTCGTATCGAAGGCATCATGCCCGCCTTGGAATCGAGTCATGCTTTGGCATACGGTGCAAAACTGGCAGCAACGATGGATAAAGATAAAAATATTATTATTAATCTTTCAGGGCGAGGCGATAAAGACATCCACACTGTTGCGGCGCTGGAGGGAATTACAGTATGA
- a CDS encoding phosphoribosylanthranilate isomerase, with protein sequence MRTRIKMCGFTQPEDAFKAASMGVDAIGLVFYAPSPRAVDIQCAQDIVHLLPPFVSVVGLFVNAAEPEIKNILANVHLDVLQFHGDESVQCCEAYGKPYIKAIRMRDGVDLKAEAHHYSSAQALLLDAYQKGVPGGTGNTFEWAAIPAGLRKPIILAGGLKPTNVVEAIMQVQPYAVDVSGGIELSKGIKDPLKMFEFVEGVISVDSK encoded by the coding sequence ATGCGTACTCGTATTAAAATGTGTGGCTTCACTCAGCCTGAAGATGCTTTTAAAGCCGCATCAATGGGAGTGGATGCCATTGGTCTGGTTTTTTATGCGCCGAGTCCGCGTGCGGTGGATATTCAGTGCGCGCAAGATATTGTGCACCTGCTGCCACCTTTTGTGAGTGTCGTTGGTCTGTTTGTGAATGCGGCTGAGCCTGAAATTAAAAATATTTTGGCCAACGTGCATCTGGATGTTTTGCAGTTTCACGGCGATGAGTCTGTGCAATGCTGTGAAGCTTATGGGAAGCCCTATATTAAAGCGATTCGTATGCGTGATGGTGTTGATTTGAAAGCAGAAGCTCATCACTATAGTTCAGCGCAAGCTCTGTTGCTTGATGCGTATCAAAAAGGAGTACCAGGTGGAACGGGAAATACATTTGAGTGGGCAGCAATCCCAGCAGGGTTACGTAAGCCGATTATTCTGGCCGGTGGTTTAAAACCAACAAATGTTGTAGAAGCGATCATGCAAGTACAACCTTACGCGGTTGACGTGAGTGGTGGTATTGAGTTGAGCAAGGGCATTAAAGATCCCTTGAAAATGTTTGAATTTGTAGAAGGTGTAATAAGTGTCGATTCAAAATAA
- the truA gene encoding tRNA pseudouridine(38-40) synthase TruA → MRIALGVEYNGQSFFGWQVQDGTRTVQGCLEAALSIVANHPVRLFCAGRTDRGVHGMGQVVHFESDAERTMHSWVMGSNVNSPEEVSVLWAKPVDDTFHARFSATRRRYRYIIMNRKVRPSFLAGRVSWDRRDLDVQKMAAAGQLLIGEHNFNSYRAVACQAKNPVRTIHSLEVDRSGPFITLDVEANAFLHHMIRNIAGVLMAIGAGERPVEWAQELLEVCDRTQGGVTAPPHGLYFVNVTYPEKYEIPETKAMPLVW, encoded by the coding sequence ATGCGTATTGCATTAGGTGTTGAATATAATGGCCAAAGCTTTTTTGGGTGGCAAGTACAGGATGGTACGCGTACGGTACAAGGTTGTCTGGAAGCTGCGTTATCTATCGTTGCAAATCATCCTGTACGACTGTTTTGCGCGGGGCGGACTGATCGTGGTGTGCATGGCATGGGGCAGGTGGTGCATTTTGAATCGGATGCTGAGCGTACCATGCACTCCTGGGTGATGGGTTCGAATGTCAACTCGCCTGAAGAGGTGAGTGTGCTGTGGGCGAAGCCGGTGGACGATACATTTCATGCCCGTTTTTCTGCCACTCGTCGTCGTTATCGCTACATTATTATGAACCGAAAAGTGCGCCCCTCTTTTCTGGCGGGGCGAGTCTCATGGGATCGTCGTGATCTGGATGTACAAAAAATGGCAGCGGCGGGGCAGTTATTGATTGGAGAGCATAATTTTAACTCCTATCGAGCCGTGGCTTGTCAGGCGAAAAATCCAGTACGAACCATTCATTCATTGGAGGTTGATCGCAGTGGGCCATTTATTACGCTTGATGTTGAAGCGAATGCTTTTCTACACCATATGATACGCAATATTGCGGGTGTATTAATGGCCATTGGCGCGGGTGAGCGGCCTGTTGAGTGGGCGCAAGAGTTGCTGGAAGTATGTGATCGCACTCAAGGCGGAGTGACGGCACCGCCGCACGGTTTGTATTTTGTGAATGTAACTTATCCTGAAAAATATGAAATTCCAGAGACGAAGGCGATGCCACTGGTATGGTAA
- a CDS encoding methyltransferase domain-containing protein: MSGMVAIKEKWNKIYSEVTDSGDPVAVLRENSYLLPKQGQALELACGLGRNALWLAKHGLETLAWDISDVAVQRLNETAKAQGLSKSFHAEMRDVVQEPMLPNSVDVIVVSYFLDRSLMPAIQDALRSGGLLFYQTFSRLQVDESGPSNPDFRLADNELLTFFSQMRLLVYREEGYVGDSSQGFRNEVKMVAQKR; encoded by the coding sequence ATGTCAGGTATGGTAGCAATCAAAGAAAAGTGGAATAAAATTTATAGTGAAGTGACAGATTCGGGTGATCCTGTTGCGGTGTTAAGAGAAAATAGTTATCTGTTACCAAAGCAGGGGCAAGCATTGGAGCTGGCTTGTGGGTTGGGAAGAAATGCACTTTGGCTCGCTAAGCATGGCTTAGAAACTTTGGCGTGGGATATCTCTGATGTAGCGGTTCAGCGGTTAAATGAAACGGCTAAGGCTCAGGGGCTTTCTAAATCATTCCATGCTGAAATGCGAGATGTAGTGCAGGAACCCATGTTGCCTAATAGTGTTGATGTGATTGTTGTCAGCTATTTTCTGGATCGTTCTCTGATGCCAGCCATTCAGGATGCACTGCGCTCTGGGGGGTTATTGTTCTATCAAACATTCAGTCGTTTACAGGTGGACGAATCAGGGCCGAGTAATCCAGATTTTCGTCTTGCAGATAACGAACTGTTGACGTTTTTTTCACAAATGCGTTTGCTGGTTTATCGTGAAGAAGGGTATGTGGGTGACTCTTCGCAAGGGTTTCGGAATGAAGTGAAAATGGTGGCACAAAAACGGTAA
- a CDS encoding thiol:disulfide interchange protein DsbA/DsbL: MKSNLALLIITLIFSSQTWSKTAFKEGVHYHLIQNSTNQQTNKNNIQVKEFFWYGCHTCYALQPYFEHWVKTKADRIKFERIAAMTHDNMELLARSYYAAMELNLSKQIHIPLFTAIHGHKTKIENQTQLIAFLKKQKIDSKQFIKTMQSPEITKQIKRAKQLGEQLEITGPPTMTIGGRYRIDPSGVGSASEFIDLLDFLLAR; the protein is encoded by the coding sequence ATGAAAAGCAACTTGGCACTTTTAATCATTACATTGATTTTTTCAAGCCAGACATGGAGTAAAACTGCATTCAAAGAAGGGGTTCATTACCATTTAATTCAAAATTCGACAAATCAACAAACCAATAAAAACAATATACAAGTGAAAGAGTTTTTCTGGTACGGCTGCCACACCTGTTACGCCCTGCAACCTTACTTTGAACATTGGGTTAAAACAAAAGCTGACCGTATTAAATTTGAGCGAATCGCAGCAATGACTCATGACAACATGGAGTTGTTGGCAAGAAGTTATTATGCGGCAATGGAATTAAACCTCAGCAAACAGATCCATATTCCTCTATTTACTGCAATTCACGGACACAAAACAAAAATAGAAAACCAGACTCAACTGATCGCCTTTCTCAAAAAGCAGAAAATTGACAGCAAACAGTTTATCAAAACAATGCAAAGCCCAGAGATTACAAAACAGATTAAACGTGCCAAGCAACTCGGAGAGCAGCTTGAAATTACAGGCCCACCAACGATGACTATTGGGGGTCGTTACCGAATTGATCCAAGCGGAGTCGGCAGTGCCAGTGAATTTATTGATTTACTTGATTTTTTATTAGCCCGATAA
- the ptsP gene encoding phosphoenolpyruvate--protein phosphotransferase, with protein sequence MLASLHSILQDVNNIRRLDQLLSQVVRRIKEATSSDACSIYLENVERECYVLEAAAGLAETSVGKVSLKKNEGLVGLVCRREESLNLENLFEHPCYQRMKDLKDDHLPGFLGVPIIHFRKVLGVLVVRQRWKRYFNEDEVAFLQTIAIQLAGAVAHAQMLSNKSASGQVNNQNQTITGIPGSPGVAVGVALVVYPAADLDAVPDRQVVDIDAEITVFQKALSEVRADIRRLMVRLSSVLAPEDRALFDAYLLMLDGGGLVDRTIERIQKGSWAAGALRDTVNEHAHFFEEIEDPYLRERADDIYDLGRRILLSLQSGKRKPLEYPKHTILVGEEVSAAALAEVPVERLAGIVSANGSRSSHVAILAHALGIPAVVGAINLSVGKMDKKNVIIDGYRGCFYPSPSAAMRSEYKRFADEERELTTELNRLRNKTAQTVDGFRIKLLANTGFSSDISAALACGAEGVGLYRTEFPFMARERFPGEDEQRLIYRVVLDTFSPSPVTLRTLDIGGDKHLSYFPIKEENPFLGWRGIRITLDHPEIFRTQIRAMLRASMGLNNLQILFPMVSHISEVDAALGIVKSVFDELVDGGLHIQRPKTGVMIEVPSAVYQAAELAKRVDFISVGTNDLTQYLLAVDRNNPRVAQLYDSLHPSLLKALIQVTESVAPLGKPVGICGEIVGDPAAAILWIAMGVDNLSMSAFALSRVKQVIRHFTVPQAQEVLAKALQCEDADAIREILSQALEEVGLGYLVRAGK encoded by the coding sequence ATGCTCGCTTCACTTCACAGCATTCTTCAGGACGTTAATAATATACGTCGTCTGGATCAATTGCTGTCCCAAGTAGTGCGGCGTATCAAAGAGGCAACATCTTCAGATGCTTGCTCCATTTATTTGGAAAATGTTGAGCGCGAGTGTTATGTGTTGGAGGCGGCAGCGGGTTTGGCTGAGACATCCGTTGGTAAAGTTAGTTTAAAAAAAAATGAAGGACTCGTTGGTCTGGTTTGTCGGCGTGAAGAGTCACTCAATCTGGAAAACTTGTTTGAGCATCCATGTTACCAGCGGATGAAAGATCTGAAGGATGACCACCTTCCCGGTTTTTTAGGTGTACCGATTATTCACTTCAGAAAGGTACTCGGCGTTCTCGTGGTTCGCCAGCGTTGGAAACGTTATTTTAACGAAGATGAAGTTGCTTTTTTACAGACGATTGCTATTCAGCTTGCGGGGGCGGTTGCTCATGCCCAAATGTTATCTAATAAGTCTGCGTCTGGTCAGGTCAATAACCAAAATCAAACAATTACAGGGATTCCTGGTTCACCTGGTGTGGCTGTTGGTGTTGCACTCGTGGTCTACCCTGCGGCGGATCTGGATGCGGTGCCTGATCGCCAGGTTGTCGATATTGATGCCGAAATCACTGTGTTTCAAAAAGCACTGTCTGAAGTCAGGGCTGATATCAGGCGCTTAATGGTGCGATTGAGTTCGGTGCTGGCTCCAGAGGATCGTGCACTTTTTGATGCTTATCTGCTGATGCTGGATGGTGGCGGGTTGGTTGATCGAACGATTGAGCGTATTCAGAAAGGAAGTTGGGCGGCCGGAGCACTCAGAGATACTGTTAATGAACATGCTCATTTTTTTGAGGAAATTGAAGACCCTTATTTGCGGGAGCGGGCGGATGATATTTATGATCTGGGGCGACGTATATTGCTTAGTTTGCAGAGCGGTAAGCGCAAACCACTCGAATATCCAAAGCATACGATCCTTGTAGGGGAGGAAGTGTCTGCCGCCGCGCTTGCCGAAGTGCCAGTGGAACGTCTTGCCGGGATTGTTTCTGCAAATGGCTCACGTTCATCGCACGTCGCTATTTTGGCGCATGCACTGGGAATTCCTGCTGTTGTTGGCGCAATCAATTTATCCGTTGGGAAAATGGATAAGAAAAATGTCATTATCGATGGTTATCGTGGTTGCTTTTATCCTTCCCCTTCTGCTGCGATGCGATCGGAATACAAGCGGTTCGCTGATGAGGAGCGTGAGCTGACAACTGAGCTCAATCGCTTGCGTAATAAAACAGCACAAACAGTCGATGGTTTTCGTATCAAGTTATTGGCTAATACAGGTTTTTCATCCGATATATCAGCAGCTTTGGCATGTGGTGCTGAAGGGGTCGGTTTGTATCGTACCGAATTTCCTTTTATGGCACGCGAGCGCTTTCCCGGTGAAGATGAACAGCGGCTGATTTATCGTGTCGTGCTGGATACATTTTCCCCTTCTCCTGTCACATTGCGTACTTTAGATATTGGTGGAGATAAACATCTCTCCTACTTTCCAATCAAAGAAGAAAACCCTTTTCTAGGGTGGCGGGGAATTCGTATCACTCTGGATCACCCTGAAATTTTTCGAACCCAGATTCGTGCGATGTTGCGTGCAAGCATGGGCTTGAATAATTTGCAAATACTATTTCCAATGGTGAGTCATATCAGCGAAGTAGATGCTGCACTGGGCATTGTAAAATCAGTATTTGATGAGTTGGTTGACGGTGGTTTGCATATTCAAAGGCCAAAGACAGGAGTGATGATTGAAGTCCCTTCGGCTGTTTATCAAGCAGCTGAATTGGCTAAGCGAGTCGATTTTATTTCTGTGGGAACGAATGATCTTACTCAATATTTATTAGCAGTGGATCGAAATAATCCGCGTGTTGCACAGCTTTATGACAGTTTGCACCCTTCATTATTGAAGGCGCTGATACAAGTTACAGAATCTGTTGCGCCGTTAGGTAAGCCTGTGGGCATTTGCGGGGAGATTGTAGGTGATCCTGCTGCAGCAATCTTGTGGATTGCGATGGGGGTTGATAATTTGAGTATGAGCGCGTTTGCGCTTTCCAGAGTTAAGCAAGTCATTCGTCATTTCACTGTGCCTCAGGCGCAAGAGGTTTTGGCTAAAGCGCTTCAGTGTGAAGATGCTGATGCGATTCGTGAAATACTTTCACAAGCGCTTGAAGAGGTTGGGTTAGGTTATTTGGTACGTGCTGGAAAGTAG
- a CDS encoding RNA pyrophosphohydrolase yields MIDSEGYRHNVGIIVSNNSGKLLWARRIGQGSWQFPQGGIRENESAQEAMYRELKEELGLEPEHVNIMGQTRDWLRYDLPKHLIRSHSRPLCIGQKQVWFMLNLVAEESKLRFDACDVPEFDGWRWVNYWYPVKSVVWFKRKVYHHALNELAPLVYKNTPSRRSAGRC; encoded by the coding sequence ATGATAGACTCAGAAGGGTATAGACATAACGTTGGTATTATTGTGAGTAATAATTCCGGTAAGTTGCTCTGGGCTCGGCGCATTGGTCAGGGCTCATGGCAGTTTCCACAAGGAGGAATTCGTGAAAATGAATCAGCTCAGGAGGCGATGTATCGCGAGCTGAAAGAGGAATTAGGGCTTGAGCCCGAACATGTGAATATCATGGGGCAAACTCGTGATTGGTTGCGTTATGATCTTCCTAAACATCTCATTCGTTCGCATAGCAGGCCTCTCTGTATTGGGCAAAAACAGGTTTGGTTCATGCTTAACCTGGTGGCTGAGGAGAGCAAGCTGAGGTTTGATGCGTGTGATGTTCCTGAATTTGATGGTTGGCGCTGGGTTAATTATTGGTACCCTGTTAAGTCTGTTGTCTGGTTTAAACGTAAAGTTTATCATCATGCGTTGAATGAGTTAGCACCGCTGGTTTATAAAAATACGCCCTCACGGCGAAGTGCAGGCAGGTGTTGA
- a CDS encoding HAD-IB family hydrolase produces MALAIFDLDNTLLTGDSDYLWGRYLVENKIVDPDFYDRENRRFYQEYGAGTLDINEFLRFSLKVLAAHDKKILFDWRKDFIEQKIIPIIPAAAHHLLNKHREQGDILLIITATNRFVTELIAKELDIEHLLATDPEEKEGQYTGNFTGIPTYQEGKVVCLKEWLKVQQITLEGSWFYSDSHNDLPLLKIVDNPIAVDPDETLKQYANHHGWPTISLRS; encoded by the coding sequence TTGGCTTTAGCAATTTTTGATCTGGACAATACTTTATTAACAGGTGACAGTGACTATCTGTGGGGGCGTTACCTTGTTGAAAACAAGATTGTTGACCCTGATTTTTATGATCGGGAAAACAGACGCTTCTATCAAGAGTATGGAGCAGGCACACTGGATATTAACGAGTTTCTTCGTTTTTCACTAAAGGTACTTGCCGCTCATGATAAAAAAATACTTTTTGACTGGCGTAAAGATTTCATCGAACAAAAAATTATCCCGATCATTCCTGCCGCAGCACACCATTTGCTGAATAAACATCGAGAACAAGGAGATATTCTGCTTATCATCACTGCAACCAACCGCTTTGTGACTGAGTTAATCGCAAAAGAGCTGGATATTGAACATTTACTTGCGACAGATCCTGAAGAAAAAGAGGGTCAATATACTGGAAATTTTACAGGTATACCCACATATCAGGAAGGCAAGGTCGTTTGCCTGAAAGAGTGGCTCAAGGTACAACAAATAACATTAGAGGGGAGTTGGTTCTACTCTGATTCACATAATGATCTACCACTTTTAAAAATTGTTGACAACCCAATTGCAGTAGATCCTGATGAGACTTTAAAGCAATATGCTAATCATCATGGATGGCCAACAATAAGCCTTCGATCATAA
- the rplS gene encoding 50S ribosomal protein L19: MSNLISQIEAEQMGREVPKFGAGDTVVVKVKVKEGTRERLQAFEGVVIAKRNRGLNSAFTVRKISHGEGVERVFQTYSQAIDSIEVKRRGVVRRAKLYYLRELRGKAARIKEKLVK; the protein is encoded by the coding sequence ATGAGTAATTTGATCAGTCAGATCGAAGCAGAGCAAATGGGGCGTGAAGTGCCTAAGTTTGGAGCGGGCGATACTGTTGTTGTAAAGGTTAAAGTAAAAGAAGGAACAAGAGAGCGTTTGCAAGCTTTCGAGGGTGTTGTAATTGCAAAACGAAATCGAGGCCTGAATTCGGCATTTACGGTACGTAAAATCTCTCATGGCGAAGGTGTCGAGCGTGTTTTTCAAACTTACAGTCAAGCGATTGATTCGATTGAAGTGAAGCGTCGTGGTGTGGTACGTCGTGCTAAGCTGTACTATCTTCGTGAGTTACGCGGTAAAGCGGCTCGCATTAAAGAGAAGCTTGTAAAATAA
- the trmD gene encoding tRNA (guanosine(37)-N1)-methyltransferase TrmD, which produces MRIDVITLFPEMFDALVEYGVTGKAVKRGLLQFDTWNPRDYAVDRHRTVDDRPYGGGPGMLMMVQPLRDAIHAAKKASGGQSRVIYLSPQGRTLDQVGVESLLEKKNITFIAGRYEGVDERLIAAEVDEEWSIGDYVLSGGELAAMVVIDAMIRLLPGALGHTESSQQDSFANHLLDCPHYTRPEVVGGRSVPAVLLSGDHQVIARWRQKQSLGRTWQRRPDLLEKAVLDNEMQSLLEEFKREVEN; this is translated from the coding sequence GTGCGAATTGATGTTATTACGCTCTTTCCTGAAATGTTTGATGCTCTGGTAGAGTATGGCGTTACAGGTAAGGCGGTGAAGAGAGGGTTGTTACAGTTTGATACGTGGAATCCGCGTGACTATGCTGTGGATCGGCATCGCACTGTAGATGACCGCCCTTATGGTGGTGGCCCGGGTATGTTGATGATGGTTCAGCCATTGCGTGATGCAATTCATGCGGCAAAGAAGGCATCAGGTGGGCAGAGCAGAGTGATTTATCTCTCGCCGCAGGGGCGAACTCTGGATCAGGTGGGTGTTGAATCACTGCTCGAAAAAAAAAATATTACGTTTATCGCAGGGCGTTATGAAGGTGTTGATGAGCGTTTGATTGCGGCTGAAGTGGATGAAGAGTGGTCGATTGGTGATTATGTTCTAAGTGGTGGCGAGCTGGCTGCGATGGTCGTGATTGATGCGATGATTCGTCTGTTGCCTGGGGCGCTGGGGCATACGGAGTCATCACAGCAAGACTCATTTGCAAATCATCTGTTGGATTGCCCGCATTATACAAGGCCTGAAGTCGTTGGTGGTCGATCAGTGCCGGCAGTGCTATTGAGTGGCGACCATCAGGTGATCGCACGTTGGCGACAGAAACAATCATTGGGTCGAACATGGCAAAGGCGACCAGATTTATTGGAAAAAGCAGTGCTTGATAATGAAATGCAGTCATTGCTCGAAGAGTTCAAGCGGGAAGTTGAAAACTAG
- the rimM gene encoding ribosome maturation factor RimM (Essential for efficient processing of 16S rRNA) has translation MSDWVVVGKVSGVYGVRGWVRIFSYTAPRENILTYSPWYLKREAGSEMTRVIAGRVHGKGVVAQLEFSTDRDVAAQLVGLEIVIKSEQLPPVEQGEYYWSDLVGLEVVTVDGQILGKVDHLIETGANDVLVVKGERERLLPYTDECVLKVSLDDGVIQVDWDPDF, from the coding sequence ATGAGTGACTGGGTTGTTGTTGGTAAAGTTTCTGGGGTGTATGGGGTGCGGGGTTGGGTGCGAATTTTTTCGTATACGGCTCCTAGAGAAAATATACTGACCTATTCGCCCTGGTACTTAAAGAGAGAAGCAGGTTCCGAAATGACTCGGGTCATTGCCGGACGGGTTCATGGCAAGGGCGTTGTTGCCCAGCTTGAATTCTCTACTGATCGTGATGTTGCCGCGCAGTTGGTTGGGCTCGAAATTGTAATAAAATCTGAGCAATTGCCACCAGTAGAACAGGGCGAATATTATTGGTCTGATTTGGTTGGGCTGGAAGTTGTCACTGTTGATGGCCAAATACTGGGAAAGGTGGATCACTTGATCGAAACGGGTGCGAATGATGTGCTTGTTGTGAAAGGTGAGCGTGAACGTTTGCTTCCTTATACTGATGAATGTGTTCTTAAGGTTAGCCTGGATGACGGTGTTATTCAGGTGGATTGGGATCCCGATTTTTGA
- the rpsP gene encoding 30S ribosomal protein S16, with the protein MVTIRMARGGAKKRPFYNIVVTDSRSPRDGRYIERIGFFNPVARGNEERLRLELARVEHWQALGAQLSERVSGLVAEHKKAQAAA; encoded by the coding sequence ATGGTAACGATACGTATGGCGCGCGGCGGTGCTAAAAAACGCCCTTTTTACAATATAGTTGTGACTGACAGCCGCAGCCCACGTGATGGCCGTTATATTGAGCGGATCGGATTTTTTAACCCAGTGGCTCGTGGTAATGAAGAACGGTTGCGTCTCGAATTGGCGCGTGTAGAGCACTGGCAAGCGCTGGGAGCACAGCTTTCTGAGCGTGTTTCGGGTCTGGTGGCGGAGCATAAAAAGGCGCAAGCTGCAGCGTAA